Proteins encoded together in one Halococcus agarilyticus window:
- a CDS encoding Mrp/NBP35 family ATP-binding protein translates to MNENDVRSLLSEVEDPDLGDDIVSLGLVNDIEIREGVAHVSLALGAPYSPNETAIAARVREVLSEEGIECELTASVDRPAEGDVLPDVKNVIAVASGKGGVGKSTVAVNLAAGLSQLGARVGLFDADVYGPNVPRMVDADERPQATAEEQIIPPEKYGTKLMSMDFLTGEDDPVIWRGPMVHKLITQLFEDVEWGALDYMVIDLPPGTGDTQLTLLQTVPIAGAVIVTTPQEVAVDDARKGLEMFGKHETPVLGIVENMSGFRCPDCGSEHALFGEGGGEAFAEEVEMPFLGELPLDPRVREGGDSGAPIVLDDGETGDAFRAFTERTANNVGVVHRQRLSNDHRSEESTPDPSS, encoded by the coding sequence ATGAACGAAAACGACGTGCGATCGCTGCTCAGCGAGGTCGAGGACCCGGATCTCGGCGACGACATCGTCTCGCTCGGGCTCGTCAACGACATCGAAATCCGGGAGGGAGTCGCCCACGTCTCGCTCGCGCTCGGCGCGCCCTACTCCCCGAACGAGACCGCGATCGCGGCCCGGGTGCGTGAGGTGCTGAGCGAGGAGGGGATCGAATGTGAGCTCACCGCGAGCGTCGATCGGCCAGCCGAAGGGGACGTCCTCCCCGACGTCAAGAACGTCATCGCGGTCGCCTCGGGCAAGGGCGGGGTCGGGAAGTCGACTGTCGCGGTCAACCTCGCTGCCGGGCTCTCGCAGTTGGGCGCGCGCGTGGGACTGTTCGACGCCGACGTGTACGGCCCGAACGTCCCCCGGATGGTCGACGCCGACGAGCGCCCCCAGGCCACCGCCGAAGAGCAGATCATCCCGCCCGAGAAGTACGGGACGAAGCTCATGAGCATGGACTTCCTCACCGGCGAGGACGATCCCGTGATCTGGCGCGGCCCGATGGTCCACAAGCTCATCACCCAGCTGTTCGAGGACGTCGAGTGGGGCGCGCTCGATTACATGGTGATCGACCTCCCGCCAGGCACTGGCGACACCCAGCTCACCCTCCTCCAGACTGTGCCGATCGCGGGCGCGGTGATCGTGACCACCCCCCAGGAGGTCGCCGTCGACGACGCCCGGAAGGGGCTGGAGATGTTCGGCAAGCACGAGACCCCTGTCCTGGGGATCGTCGAGAACATGAGCGGGTTCCGGTGTCCCGACTGCGGCTCCGAGCACGCGCTGTTCGGCGAGGGCGGCGGTGAGGCGTTCGCCGAGGAGGTCGAGATGCCCTTCCTGGGGGAGCTTCCACTCGATCCCCGTGTGCGAGAAGGCGGCGACAGCGGCGCGCCGATCGTGCTCGACGACGGCGAGACCGGCGACGCGTTCCGGGCGTTCACCGAACGGACCGCGAACAACGTCGGGGTCGTCCATCGACAGCGGCTGAGCAACGATCACCGGAGCGAGGAATCGACACCGGATCCCTCGTCGTAG
- a CDS encoding 30S ribosomal protein S11 produces the protein MSAEDEERWAVAHVHASFNNTIITITDQTGAETLAKSSGGTAVKQNRDEASPYAAMQMAEGVAEEVLAQGIEGVHVKVRGPGGNLQQSPGPGAQATIRALARAGLEIGRIEDVTPIPHDGTRAPKSSGF, from the coding sequence ATGAGCGCCGAAGACGAGGAACGGTGGGCGGTCGCACACGTCCACGCCTCCTTCAACAACACGATCATCACGATCACCGACCAGACCGGAGCGGAGACGCTCGCCAAATCCAGCGGCGGGACCGCGGTGAAGCAGAACCGCGACGAGGCGTCGCCCTATGCCGCGATGCAGATGGCCGAGGGCGTCGCCGAGGAGGTGCTCGCCCAGGGAATCGAGGGCGTCCACGTCAAGGTCCGCGGTCCCGGCGGGAACCTCCAGCAGAGTCCCGGGCCGGGCGCACAGGCGACTATCCGGGCGCTCGCGCGCGCCGGACTGGAGATCGGCCGGATCGAGGACGTCACGCCGATCC
- a CDS encoding 30S ribosomal protein S13: MSAEDPDTPAEDEEEDIRYFVRIGQTDLDGTKSVERALTGMNGVGRRAARIIAAEADVDRTATLGRLDDDAVDSIIEHVEGFAEDVPAWLTNRPTDYFTGETTHEVGNDLSLTRQQDINRMQMISSYKGVRHERGQKVRGQRTKSTGRSEGTIGVNVEAIQEEMEEEAEGE, encoded by the coding sequence ATGAGCGCAGAAGACCCAGACACACCGGCCGAAGACGAAGAGGAGGACATCCGTTACTTCGTCCGAATCGGCCAGACCGACCTCGACGGGACGAAAAGCGTCGAGCGGGCGCTGACCGGCATGAACGGTGTCGGACGGCGGGCCGCTCGCATCATCGCGGCGGAGGCGGACGTCGACCGGACGGCGACGCTCGGCCGACTCGACGACGACGCGGTCGATTCGATCATCGAGCACGTCGAAGGGTTCGCCGAGGACGTACCGGCGTGGCTCACCAACCGTCCGACCGACTACTTCACGGGCGAGACCACCCACGAGGTCGGCAACGACCTCTCGCTGACTCGTCAGCAGGACATCAATCGCATGCAGATGATCAGTTCGTACAAGGGCGTGCGCCACGAGCGCGGCCAGAAGGTCCGTGGCCAGCGCACCAAGTCCACCGGCCGCTCGGAGGGGACTATCGGCGTGAACGTCGAAGCCATCCAGGAAGAGATGGAAGAGGAGGCGGAGGGCGAATAG
- a CDS encoding alpha-amylase family protein, producing METGTSYFGVRDVDHVETDLDRFADEGLDAVLHTFSERDRAYYTGTMTDIVEASHDRGFETYVNPWAVGRVFGGEALSEFVGKHPDACQVLSTGERIPAACFNAPAFREYMRGWTRDAAGIGADVLFWDEPHWFIASWHDEEYPEDAWACRCEHCQAAYEDEYGESMPDEQTDQVTAFREDALLDFLDEMMTLTHEEGAENAVCLLPSEDADHGLSDWERLAANDALDVLATDPYWAIHAPDEAGEFVGYFTDLVASLAEEYDKRSQIWIQGFRLDGSDATIEDVHTATRTVVESDVDSVFMWGYDACRIISDIACEDPEAVWNAYVDELPE from the coding sequence ATGGAAACCGGAACCAGCTACTTCGGCGTCAGAGACGTCGATCACGTCGAGACGGATCTCGATCGTTTCGCCGACGAGGGCCTCGACGCCGTGCTCCACACGTTCAGCGAGCGCGATCGGGCCTACTACACGGGAACGATGACCGACATCGTGGAGGCGAGTCACGATCGCGGGTTCGAGACCTACGTCAACCCGTGGGCCGTGGGGCGAGTGTTCGGCGGCGAGGCGCTCTCGGAGTTCGTCGGCAAGCACCCCGACGCGTGCCAGGTGCTCTCAACCGGCGAGCGCATCCCAGCAGCGTGCTTCAACGCGCCAGCGTTCCGCGAGTACATGCGCGGCTGGACCCGCGACGCCGCCGGGATCGGGGCCGACGTGCTGTTCTGGGACGAGCCCCACTGGTTCATCGCGAGTTGGCACGACGAAGAGTACCCCGAGGACGCGTGGGCCTGCCGATGCGAACACTGTCAGGCTGCCTACGAGGACGAATATGGCGAGTCGATGCCCGACGAGCAGACCGACCAGGTCACCGCATTTCGGGAAGACGCCTTACTCGACTTTCTCGACGAGATGATGACGCTCACCCACGAGGAGGGCGCAGAGAACGCGGTCTGTCTCCTGCCGAGTGAGGACGCCGACCACGGCCTCTCCGACTGGGAGCGACTCGCCGCGAACGATGCTCTCGACGTGCTGGCGACCGATCCCTACTGGGCGATCCACGCCCCCGACGAGGCCGGCGAGTTCGTCGGCTACTTCACCGACCTCGTGGCGTCGCTGGCCGAGGAGTACGACAAGCGCAGCCAGATCTGGATCCAGGGGTTCCGACTCGACGGCAGCGACGCGACGATCGAGGACGTCCACACCGCGACCCGGACCGTGGTCGAGAGCGACGTCGACAGCGTGTTCATGTGGGGCTACGACGCCTGTCGGATCATCTCCGATATCGCGTGTGAGGACCCCGAAGCGGTCTGGAACGCGTACGTGGACGAACTTCCGGAGTAG
- a CDS encoding 30S ribosomal protein S4, which yields MALGSNTKGYETPNHPFQGERIAEESNLIGRYGLKNKEELWRAQSELRGFRREARRLLGEAQGDVDAAEREGEPFLARLRRLGILSETDGLDDVLSLEVTDVLERRLQTVVYRTGLANTVQQARQFVSHGHIVVDGARVTTPSRKVDVSEEDLVGFDETSPIADELHPERAEEQE from the coding sequence ATGGCGCTCGGATCCAACACGAAGGGCTACGAGACGCCGAACCACCCCTTCCAGGGCGAGCGCATCGCCGAGGAGTCCAATCTCATCGGGCGCTACGGCCTGAAGAACAAGGAGGAGTTGTGGAGAGCGCAGTCCGAACTCCGCGGGTTCCGCCGCGAGGCACGACGACTGCTGGGGGAGGCCCAGGGCGACGTCGACGCCGCCGAACGCGAGGGCGAACCGTTCCTCGCTCGGCTCCGACGACTCGGCATCCTCAGCGAAACGGACGGGCTCGACGACGTGTTGAGCCTCGAAGTCACTGACGTACTCGAACGCCGGCTGCAAACCGTCGTCTACCGCACCGGACTCGCGAACACGGTCCAGCAGGCCCGTCAGTTCGTTTCTCATGGACATATCGTCGTCGACGGCGCACGGGTGACGACACCCTCGCGGAAGGTCGACGTGAGCGAAGAGGATCTCGTGGGATTCGACGAGACGAGCCCGATCGCGGACGAGCTGCACCCCGAACGAGCGGAGGAACAAGAATGA